Proteins encoded together in one Micromonospora kangleipakensis window:
- a CDS encoding glycosyltransferase: protein MVVAARPAVSSASAHPLRPTVGGKFLSVGDQRLYIRGVTYGTFRPRNGDCEFPVPQVLETDFAAMVDNGINAVRTYTVPPRWVLDAAAAQGLRVMVGLPWEQHLTFLDDRRRAHSIEKSVRAGVRACAGHPAVLCYTIGNEIPASIVRWHGRRRVERFLERLHRAAKQEDPQGLVTYVNFPSTEYLELPFLDLVTFNVYLESQQPLEAYLARLQNLAGDRPLVMAEVGFDSRRHGTEEQARVLRWQIETAAAAGCAGAFVFAWTDEWHRGGHDIDDWDFGLTTRDRQPKPALSAVRAAFTTLPPRAAGDWPRISVVVCTYNGEPTLRDCLDGLLKLDYPDYEVIVVNDGSTDATAAIAAEYPCRVISTENRGLSAARNTGMRAATGEIVAYTDDDARPDPDWLTQLALTFLSTDHAGVGGPNIPPPGDGSVAECVANAPGGPIHVLISDREAEHIPGCNMAFRKRCLEAIGGFDVQFRTAGDDVDVCWRLQDQGWSLGFNPAAVVWHHRRNSLRAYWRQQRGYGRAEALLERKWPEKYNGPGHLSWRGRLYGLGLLHTALPVRWRVYHGTWGGGLFQRLYRPADGILASLPLMPEWNLVLAALAALAALGVVWPPLLLALPVLGVGLASLMAQAVRGAARARFPTPPRSHRAAAGLRALTAALYLAQPLARLSGRLAHGLTPWRRRGGDRVALPRTTVLALWSERWWPAAEWLEWVEERLRCAGAVFRRGGDFDRWELHIRGGLLGAARVRMAVEEHGAGRQLARYRVWPRCSGLATVLLTGFGSLAAAAAVDGAAVAAAALAAVFGAVVLRLAIECGSATVSAMRAIGVPGEPGPDHAAASRSRVVRAGEDAR from the coding sequence GTGGTGGTAGCCGCACGTCCCGCGGTCAGCTCGGCATCCGCCCACCCGCTACGCCCCACGGTCGGCGGGAAGTTCCTGTCCGTGGGCGACCAGCGGCTGTACATCCGCGGCGTGACCTACGGGACATTTCGGCCACGCAACGGCGACTGCGAGTTCCCCGTGCCCCAGGTGCTCGAGACGGACTTCGCGGCCATGGTCGACAACGGCATCAACGCCGTCCGCACGTACACCGTCCCACCCCGGTGGGTGCTGGACGCGGCGGCCGCCCAGGGCCTACGGGTCATGGTCGGGTTGCCCTGGGAGCAGCACCTGACCTTCCTCGACGATCGGCGCCGCGCCCATTCGATCGAGAAGAGTGTGCGCGCGGGGGTCCGCGCCTGCGCCGGCCATCCCGCGGTGCTCTGCTACACCATCGGCAATGAGATCCCGGCCTCGATCGTGCGCTGGCACGGCCGTCGCCGGGTGGAGCGGTTTCTGGAACGCCTTCACCGGGCAGCGAAACAGGAGGACCCGCAGGGACTCGTCACCTACGTCAACTTCCCGTCCACCGAATACCTCGAACTGCCCTTTCTCGACCTGGTCACGTTCAACGTGTACCTCGAATCCCAGCAGCCGCTGGAGGCCTACCTCGCCCGGCTGCAGAACCTGGCCGGCGACCGTCCGCTGGTGATGGCGGAGGTCGGGTTCGACAGCCGCCGCCACGGCACGGAGGAGCAGGCGCGCGTGCTGCGCTGGCAGATCGAGACGGCGGCGGCCGCGGGCTGCGCGGGCGCGTTCGTGTTCGCGTGGACCGACGAGTGGCACCGCGGCGGCCACGACATTGACGACTGGGACTTCGGCCTCACCACGCGCGACCGCCAGCCCAAGCCGGCGCTAAGTGCGGTGCGCGCGGCGTTCACGACGCTGCCGCCCAGAGCGGCAGGGGACTGGCCCCGGATCTCGGTCGTCGTGTGCACCTACAACGGCGAGCCCACGCTGCGGGACTGCCTGGACGGACTGCTGAAACTCGACTACCCCGACTACGAGGTCATCGTCGTCAACGACGGCTCCACCGACGCCACGGCGGCCATCGCCGCCGAATACCCCTGTCGGGTGATCAGCACCGAGAACCGCGGCCTCAGCGCGGCGAGGAACACGGGCATGCGGGCGGCGACCGGCGAGATCGTCGCCTACACCGACGACGATGCCCGCCCCGATCCGGACTGGCTGACCCAGCTCGCGCTCACCTTCCTGAGCACCGACCACGCCGGCGTCGGGGGTCCGAACATCCCGCCCCCCGGCGACGGTTCGGTGGCCGAGTGCGTGGCGAACGCCCCCGGCGGCCCGATCCACGTGCTGATCTCCGACCGGGAAGCCGAGCACATTCCGGGCTGCAACATGGCGTTCCGAAAGCGCTGCCTGGAGGCGATCGGGGGTTTCGACGTGCAGTTCCGTACCGCCGGCGACGACGTCGACGTCTGCTGGCGGCTCCAGGACCAGGGGTGGAGTCTGGGCTTCAACCCCGCCGCCGTGGTCTGGCACCACCGTCGCAACTCGCTACGCGCCTACTGGCGACAGCAGCGCGGGTACGGGCGGGCGGAGGCGCTCCTCGAGCGCAAGTGGCCCGAGAAGTACAACGGCCCGGGCCACCTCTCGTGGCGGGGGCGCCTCTACGGCCTCGGCCTGCTGCACACCGCGCTGCCCGTACGCTGGCGGGTCTACCACGGCACCTGGGGCGGCGGCCTGTTCCAGCGGCTCTACCGCCCGGCGGACGGGATCCTCGCGTCGCTGCCGCTGATGCCGGAGTGGAATCTGGTGCTGGCCGCGCTGGCCGCACTGGCCGCGTTGGGCGTCGTCTGGCCGCCGCTGTTGCTCGCGCTGCCCGTACTCGGGGTGGGCCTGGCGTCGCTCATGGCGCAGGCCGTCCGCGGGGCCGCGCGGGCGCGCTTCCCCACCCCGCCGCGCTCGCACCGGGCCGCGGCGGGCCTGCGCGCCCTCACCGCCGCCCTGTATCTCGCCCAGCCGCTGGCCCGGCTGTCGGGACGCCTCGCGCACGGTCTCACGCCTTGGCGCCGGCGCGGCGGCGATCGCGTCGCCCTGCCGCGAACGACGGTGCTCGCGCTGTGGAGCGAGCGCTGGTGGCCGGCAGCGGAGTGGCTGGAATGGGTCGAGGAGCGGTTGCGGTGCGCCGGCGCCGTCTTCCGTCGCGGCGGTGATTTCGACCGGTGGGAGCTGCACATACGCGGCGGCCTGCTCGGCGCGGCAAGGGTCCGGATGGCGGTGGAGGAGCACGGGGCCGGTCGCCAGCTGGCCCGCTACCGGGTGTGGCCGCGCTGTTCCGGGCTGGCAACGGTTCTGCTCACCGGGTTCGGGTCCCTTGCCGCGGCGGCCGCAGTCGATGGCGCGGCTGTCGCCGCGGCCGCGCTGGCGGCCGTGTTCGGCGCGGTCGTGCTCCGCCTGGCAATCGAGTGCGGATCGGCGACGGTCAGCGCGATGCGAGCGATCGGCGTGCCTGGCGAGCCCGGTCCGGACCATGCCGCCGCCTCTCGTAGCCGCGTCGTCCGGGCTGGGGAAGACGCACGATGA
- a CDS encoding ABC transporter ATP-binding protein, whose translation MTRTPLDGTGKDGRDLGARLRDGPPFVIEPATAEFRDQPVRENAVAEHRLARRLARELRPYWLRILGLLVLSMLATPLALLTPVPLKIVIDSVLGAHPPPPALDRILPAVSDATLVIAAALFFVAVALLTQLLDLATTVLRTFVGERVLLDLRTRLFRHVQRLSVSYHDLRGTTDSTYRIQYDATATQQIAVDTIPSFITAVFTLGAMLYVTAKIDWQLAVVALGISPVLLLASWRYRRQLRKQSRQVKKLESGAMSVVQEALSAVRVVQAFGREEHEEQRFVRRFHEGMWARIRYTLATSRYSLVMGLTTAVGTAGVLYIGTRSVQTGRITLGDLVLVMTYVSQLYAPLKTMSRKAGSLQGYLASAERAFALLHKEPDVKERPEARPLPRAGGEIVFHDVSFAYDGQRPVLRDVSLRVGAGTRVGVAGATGAGKTTLVSLLNRFYDPTEGRILLDGVDLREYRLADLRNQFAIVLQEPLLFATSVAENIAYARPDAGREEIVAAARAAGVHDFIAGLPDGYDTRVGERGTRLSGGERQRISLARAFLKDAPVLILDEPTSSVDVHTEAAIMDTMYRLMEGRTTFMIAHRLSTLDGCDERIEVASGRVTRMSEGVRPDA comes from the coding sequence ATGACGCGAACGCCCCTGGACGGCACGGGGAAGGACGGCCGCGACCTGGGAGCTCGGCTGCGAGACGGCCCGCCGTTCGTCATCGAGCCGGCGACAGCCGAGTTCCGGGATCAACCGGTGCGGGAAAACGCGGTTGCCGAGCATCGACTCGCCCGGCGCCTCGCCCGGGAATTGCGGCCTTACTGGCTGCGGATACTGGGGCTGTTGGTACTCAGCATGCTCGCGACGCCGCTGGCACTACTCACACCGGTTCCGCTCAAGATCGTTATCGACAGCGTGCTGGGCGCGCATCCCCCGCCGCCGGCGCTCGACCGCATCCTGCCGGCGGTGTCCGACGCGACCCTCGTGATCGCGGCCGCGCTCTTCTTCGTGGCCGTCGCGCTGCTCACCCAGCTCTTGGACCTCGCCACCACCGTCCTGCGGACCTTCGTGGGCGAGCGCGTGCTGCTCGACCTTCGCACGCGCCTGTTCCGGCACGTGCAGCGGCTGTCCGTGTCATACCACGACCTGAGGGGCACGACCGACTCGACCTACCGCATCCAGTACGACGCCACGGCCACGCAGCAGATCGCGGTGGACACGATCCCGTCGTTCATCACGGCGGTGTTCACTCTCGGCGCCATGCTCTACGTCACGGCGAAGATCGACTGGCAGCTCGCGGTCGTCGCCCTGGGTATCTCTCCGGTGCTCCTGTTGGCGTCATGGCGCTACCGGCGTCAGCTCCGCAAGCAGTCCCGCCAAGTGAAGAAGCTGGAGAGCGGCGCCATGTCTGTGGTTCAGGAGGCTCTCTCGGCGGTGCGGGTCGTGCAGGCCTTCGGGCGAGAGGAACACGAGGAGCAGCGCTTTGTCCGTCGCTTCCACGAGGGGATGTGGGCACGTATCCGCTACACCCTCGCCACGAGTCGCTACTCACTGGTAATGGGGTTGACCACGGCGGTCGGTACCGCCGGGGTTCTCTACATCGGAACGCGAAGCGTCCAGACGGGGAGGATCACTCTTGGTGACCTCGTGCTGGTCATGACGTACGTGTCGCAGCTCTACGCGCCACTCAAGACCATGAGCAGGAAAGCCGGCTCGCTGCAGGGCTACCTGGCCAGCGCCGAGCGTGCCTTCGCACTGCTCCACAAGGAGCCCGACGTGAAGGAGCGGCCGGAAGCGCGCCCGCTTCCTCGCGCGGGTGGAGAGATCGTCTTTCACGATGTCTCCTTCGCCTACGACGGCCAGCGGCCCGTCCTCAGGGACGTCTCCCTCCGTGTGGGAGCAGGTACCCGCGTCGGGGTCGCCGGCGCGACGGGCGCCGGCAAGACGACGCTCGTGAGCCTCCTCAACCGCTTTTACGACCCGACCGAGGGGCGCATCCTCCTCGACGGGGTCGACCTGCGTGAGTATCGGCTCGCTGACCTGCGGAACCAGTTCGCGATCGTGCTCCAGGAGCCGTTGCTGTTCGCCACGAGCGTCGCCGAGAACATCGCCTACGCGCGTCCCGACGCCGGTCGGGAGGAGATCGTCGCCGCCGCCCGAGCCGCCGGAGTCCACGACTTCATCGCGGGTCTCCCCGATGGCTACGACACCCGGGTCGGGGAGCGCGGTACGCGGCTGTCGGGAGGGGAACGCCAGCGGATCTCGCTCGCGAGGGCGTTCCTGAAGGACGCGCCGGTGCTGATCCTGGATGAGCCCACGAGTTCCGTCGACGTACATACCGAGGCGGCGATCATGGACACGATGTACCGGCTCATGGAGGGCCGGACGACGTTCATGATCGCGCACCGGTTGAGCACCC